A stretch of the Candidatus Binataceae bacterium genome encodes the following:
- the tssB gene encoding type VI secretion system contractile sheath small subunit yields the protein MAESTQQKLSRVRPPRVQITYDVETGGAIQKKELPFIVGILADLAGQPDPDNPLPKLKERKFVEIDRDNFDAVLEATAPRIAFRVPDRLKKDSTEMHNVLLNFTRMSDFDPVNVVKQIPALNDLFVARNRLNDLLAKLDGNDHLDAILSAVLADTEQQKKLRGELTLALAKPEAPATPDAPAKPAS from the coding sequence ATGGCTGAAAGCACGCAACAAAAGCTCTCCCGCGTCCGCCCGCCGCGCGTGCAGATTACTTACGATGTCGAGACCGGCGGCGCGATCCAGAAAAAGGAGCTGCCCTTCATCGTCGGCATTCTCGCCGATCTGGCCGGCCAGCCCGATCCTGACAACCCGCTGCCCAAGCTCAAGGAGCGGAAATTTGTCGAGATCGACCGCGACAATTTCGACGCCGTCCTCGAGGCGACCGCGCCGCGCATCGCGTTCCGTGTCCCGGACCGGCTGAAGAAAGATTCCACCGAGATGCACAACGTGCTGTTGAACTTTACCCGGATGTCGGATTTCGATCCGGTCAACGTCGTCAAGCAAATCCCCGCGCTCAACGACCTTTTTGTCGCGCGCAACCGCTTGAATGATCTCCTCGCCAAGCTCGACGGTAACGACCACCTCGACGCCATTCTGAGCGCGGTGCTCGCCGATACCGAGCAACAGAAAAAGCTGCGCGGCGAACTGACTCTCGCGCTGGCCAAGCCCGAAGCGCCGGCCACGCCCGACGCGCCGGCCAAGCCCGCGTCCTGA
- the tssA gene encoding type VI secretion system protein TssA, which translates to MSDSAAQPPAVALDLEVLLAPSAGPSGTGPDLRFDPIYSAIVEARREENLRLPQGVWTREIKRSDWPLVEQLCGEVLRERSKDLQVASWLTEAWIHRRGFAGLAPGLRLLAALCRRFWPDLHPQIDEGDLGPRLAPFEWLNTRIPILLRNLPVVVAAGNADESYTWTDYVNAQLLEGLRQRDPKAVERSEAAGAVTLAAFATVRTRTETKFWNQMNAGLAAARSALIALDEVLATACGRDAPGLGAIADALRDLSNLASAALSERQPPTLPQRLFARVSSNPAAAPAGAPPPAIERPTRENAYARLLEIADLLQALEPHSPVPYLIRRAIEWGDMSFAQLVMNFSHAGLQLDQLIDVLGLGAMADEAEDAAGDRRKP; encoded by the coding sequence ATGAGCGACTCAGCCGCCCAGCCACCCGCCGTCGCGCTCGACCTCGAGGTGCTGCTCGCGCCGTCCGCCGGTCCGTCCGGCACCGGACCCGATCTGCGCTTCGACCCGATCTACAGCGCGATTGTGGAAGCGCGCCGCGAAGAGAATCTGCGCCTGCCGCAAGGCGTTTGGACGCGCGAGATCAAACGCTCGGATTGGCCCCTGGTCGAGCAACTGTGCGGCGAAGTGCTGCGTGAACGCAGCAAGGATCTCCAGGTCGCGAGCTGGCTCACCGAGGCCTGGATTCATCGGCGCGGCTTCGCCGGTCTCGCCCCCGGACTCCGTCTGCTCGCCGCGCTCTGCCGGCGCTTCTGGCCCGATCTTCATCCGCAGATCGACGAGGGCGACTTGGGACCGCGCCTTGCGCCTTTCGAATGGTTGAACACCCGCATCCCGATCCTGTTGCGCAACCTGCCGGTCGTCGTTGCGGCCGGCAACGCCGACGAATCCTACACCTGGACCGACTACGTCAATGCGCAGCTGCTCGAAGGCTTGCGCCAGCGTGATCCGAAAGCGGTCGAGCGCTCCGAAGCCGCCGGCGCCGTGACACTCGCGGCCTTCGCGACCGTGCGCACGCGCACCGAGACGAAGTTCTGGAATCAGATGAACGCGGGGCTGGCCGCGGCCCGCAGCGCGCTGATCGCCCTCGATGAGGTCCTCGCCACGGCGTGCGGTCGCGACGCCCCGGGCCTCGGCGCCATCGCCGACGCGCTCCGCGACCTCTCCAACCTGGCTTCGGCCGCGCTCTCCGAACGCCAGCCCCCAACGCTGCCGCAGCGGCTGTTTGCCCGGGTCTCGAGTAACCCGGCCGCGGCCCCAGCCGGAGCCCCGCCACCGGCAATCGAGCGGCCAACCCGGGAAAACGCTTACGCGCGCTTGCTCGAAATCGCCGACTTGCTCCAGGCGCTCGAGCCGCATAGCCCCGTGCCATATCTGATCCGGCGTGCGATCGAATGGGGCGACATGTCCTTCGCCCAGCTCGTGATGAATTTTTCGCACGCCGGGCTCCAGCTCGACCAGTTAATCGACGTGCTCGGGCTCGGTGCGATGGCTGACGAGGCCGAAGACGCCGCCGGCGACCGTCGCAAGCCTTGA